Within the Pseudoxanthomonas sp. Root65 genome, the region ATCATCGAAGGCGAGGGCGCCGCCGCATCGGCGCCCGCCAAGCCCGCCCCGGTGACGCCGTCGCCGGCCGCGCCCGCCGCACCGGCGACCTCGGCACCGAAGCCGGCGCTGGGCACCGGCAAGACCGCAGACATCGAGTGCCGCATCGTGGTGATCGGTTCCGGCCCGGGCGGCTACACCGCCGCATTCCGCGCCGCCGACCTCGGGCTCGACACCGTGTTGATCGAGCGTTACGAAGCGCTCGGTGGCGTCTGCCTCAACGTGGGCTGCATTCCGTCGAAGGCGCTCCTGCATGCGGCCGCGCTGATCGACGAGGCCTCGCACTCGGACGATATCGGCATCAGCTTCGGCAAGCCCAAGATCGACCTCGACAAGCTGCGCGGCTTCAAGCAGGACAAGGTGGTCGGCCAGTTCACCAAGGGCCTGGCCGGCATGGCCAAGCAGCGCAAGGTGCGCACCGTGACCGGCGTGGCGAAGTTCGTGTCGCCCAACGAGCTGGAGATCGTCGGCAGCGACGGTAAGACGCAGCTGCTGCGCTTCGAGCAGTGCATCATCGCCGCCGGTTCGCAGGCGGTGAAGCTGCCCAACTTCCCGTGGGACGACCCGCGCGTGATGGATTCCACCGATGCGCTGCAGCTGGCCGAGGTGCCGAAGAAGCTGCTCGTGGTCGGCGGCGGCATCATCGGCCTGGAAATGGCGACCGTCTACCGCGCGCTGGGCGCCGAAGTGACCGTGGTCGAGTTCATGGACCAGCTGATGCCGGGCGCGGATAAGGACCTGGTGAAGCCGCTGGCCGACCGCCTGAAGAAGCAGGGCGTGATCATCCAGCTGAAGACCAAGGCCGCCAAGGTCGAGGCCTCGAAGAAGGGCATCACCGTCCACTTCGAGAGCGCCACCGAAGGCCAGAAGCCGGAGCTGGAATCGGGCACCTGGGACCGCGTGCTGGTCGCCGTGGGTCGTTCGCCCAACGGCGGCAAGCTCGATGCCGACAAGGCTGGCGTCAGCGTCACCGACCGTGGCTTCATCCCGGTGGATGCGCAGATGCGCACCAACGTGCCGCACATCTTCGCCATCGGCGACCTGGTCGGCCAGCCGATGCTGGCGCACAAGGCCACGCACGAAGGCAAGCTGGCCGCGGAAGTGGCCGCCGGCGAGAAAAAGGAGTGGGTGGCGCGCGTCATTCCGTCCGTGGCCTACACCGACCCGGAAATCGCCTGGGTCGGCGTGACCGAAACCGAAGCCAAGGCCAAGGGCCTGAAGATCGGCGTCGGCAAGTTCCCGTGGGTGGCGTCGGCGCGCGCGGTCGGCATCGGCCGCGGCGAAGGCTCGACCAAGCTGATCTTCGACGAGCACACCCATCGCATCATCGGTGCCGGCATCGTCGGCGTGCACGCCGGCGACCTGATCGCCGAACTGGCGCTGGCCATCGAGATGGGCGCGGAAGCGGGCGACATCGGCGCGACCATCCATCCGCACCCCACGCTCAGCGAGTCGGTGGCGATGGCGGCGGAGGTCTACGAAGGCACGATCACCGACCTGTACATCCCGAAGAAGAAGTAAGTCCCTCCGGACGCCCGGAAAGAAAGAGGCCACGCGGATGCGTG harbors:
- the lpdA gene encoding dihydrolipoyl dehydrogenase — encoded protein: MANTIEVKVPDIGDYSDVPVIEILVAVGDTVKKDQGLVTLESDKATLEVPSSAAGVVKELKVKLGDALSEGSVVAVLEAEGAAASAPEPAAPAAPAAPAPTPAAAPAPVAVAPAAASAPSAGGGLIEAKVPDIGDYDGVPVIEILVAVGDTVKKDQGLVTLESDKATMEVPSPAAGVIKEIKVKLGDELAEGSLVAIIEGEGAAASAPAKPAPVTPSPAAPAAPATSAPKPALGTGKTADIECRIVVIGSGPGGYTAAFRAADLGLDTVLIERYEALGGVCLNVGCIPSKALLHAAALIDEASHSDDIGISFGKPKIDLDKLRGFKQDKVVGQFTKGLAGMAKQRKVRTVTGVAKFVSPNELEIVGSDGKTQLLRFEQCIIAAGSQAVKLPNFPWDDPRVMDSTDALQLAEVPKKLLVVGGGIIGLEMATVYRALGAEVTVVEFMDQLMPGADKDLVKPLADRLKKQGVIIQLKTKAAKVEASKKGITVHFESATEGQKPELESGTWDRVLVAVGRSPNGGKLDADKAGVSVTDRGFIPVDAQMRTNVPHIFAIGDLVGQPMLAHKATHEGKLAAEVAAGEKKEWVARVIPSVAYTDPEIAWVGVTETEAKAKGLKIGVGKFPWVASARAVGIGRGEGSTKLIFDEHTHRIIGAGIVGVHAGDLIAELALAIEMGAEAGDIGATIHPHPTLSESVAMAAEVYEGTITDLYIPKKK